A genomic stretch from Oreochromis niloticus isolate F11D_XX linkage group LG11, O_niloticus_UMD_NMBU, whole genome shotgun sequence includes:
- the LOC100703400 gene encoding myelin-associated glycoprotein — protein sequence MGKQKIMMEFCLLFAAICSSVSSAEWKANVVKSIDALVTSCVVVPCSFSHTGGNLPSSRLRAMWHDKDKTADTKGNNIYHEDPTLIKDSFRERTKMLGRLGQNNCTLEITEVKDHDNGPFCFRVELVRTDNKDKFSFVDNCVELNMLPQPPRPTVIQPMTTIQGEPYTVTCSVIHTCPTHVPKLSWNLDTTNIIVHHKDIKQGNWETQSILTFIPEEKDDNREITCTAEFNGGLKSSETFTLHVKRVENYNHIIIPSVVGIGTTVAFVLVCIFMTKKYKKRIEELQSRDGSMWNRLSRMSRRIRSGAGPSRSDQRRSIWSRFSRRPNGDMVDFGHSPNNVNSKSCDNQKVTKPRFPSPKSQPKSYNYKEDPDEGDDYINTADLNIYGNI from the exons ATGGGCAAACAGAAAATTATGATGGAATTCTGTCTGCTTTTTGCAG CCATCTGTAGCTCCGTGTCCAGTGCTGAATGGAAGGCCAATGTTGTAAAAAGCATTGATGCTCTGGTTACATCCTGTGTTGTGGTACCATGTTCATTCTCCCATACTGGAGGAAACCTGCCCTCCTCCAGACTCAGAGCGATGTGGCACGATAAAGACAAAACAGCAGATACTAAAGGAAACAACATCTATCATGAGGATCCTACACTGATTAAGGACAGCTTTAGGGAAAGAACAAAGATGTTGGGACGTCTGGGCCAGAACAACTGCACCTTAGAAATAACTGAAGTTAAAGATCATGACAACGGTCCTTTCTGTTTCCGGGTTGAACTAGTGCGAACAGACAACAAGGACAAGTTCTCCTTTGTTGATAATTGCGTCGAGTTGAACATGCTCC ctcaGCCTCCAAGGCCTACAGTGATCCAACCAATGACAACCATTCAAGGAGAGCCCTACACTGTCACCTGTTCAGTCATCCACACCTGCCCCACTCATGTTCCCAAACTCTCATGGAATCTGGATACTACAAACATCATTGTGCATCATAAAGATATTAAACAAGGAAACTGGGAGACGCAGTCCATCCTGACATTTATTCCTGAGGAGAAGGATGACAACAGAGAGATAACCTGCACTGCTGAATTTAATGGAGGCCTGAAATCATCTGAAACTTTCACACTCCATGTAAAAC GTGTAGAGAACTATAATCACATCATCATTCCCTCTGTGGTGGGGATTGGTACCACTGTGGCCTTCGTACTCGTCTGCATTTTCATGACTAAAAAATACAA GAAACGCATTGAAGAGCTTCAAAGTCGAGATGGCAG CATGTGGAATCGGCTGTCGAGGATGTCTCGCAG GATTCGCTCTGGAGCAGGACCATCTCGTTCGGATCAAAG AAGGTCTATTTGGAGCAGATTTTCGAG AAGGCCTAACGGTGACATGGTAGATTTTGGTCATAG TCCAAACAATGTGAATTCGAAATCTTGTGATAACCAGAAAGTCACAAAACCTCGTTTCCCATCTCCCAAAAG CCAGCCCAAATCTTACAATTACAAAGAG GACCCTGATGAAGGTGATGACTACATTAATACCGCAGACCTCAACATATATGGaaacatctga